The sequence GATGCTGGTATTAGCCGAAATGTTCAGCGTCCGCTGGCCAGCTTTGCCTTTCCGGGTCGTGATCAGCACCACACCGTTGGCACCCCGTGCCCCGTAGATAGCCGCCGATGAGGCGTCTTTCAGTACCGAAATGTTCTCGATATCGTCGGGGTTCAAAAACGTGAGCGGGTTCCGGGCTGTTTGCGTCCCCGTTCCGAAATCGCGACCACCATCCGATACGTCACCCCCGTCAAGAGGTACACCATCGACCACATAAAGCGGGTTGTTGTTCGACCGGATCGACGTCGTTCCCCGAATACGGATGTTGACGCCTGCGCCCGGTTCGCCACTGGCGGGCGTGATCTGGATACCGGCCGCACGGCCTTGCAGCAGCTGCTCCGGCGTCGCAATTACCCCTTTGTTGAAGTCTTTCGTGCCCACTGAGACGACAGACCCGGTGGCGTCTTTCACGCGCTGGGTACCATACCCTACAACCACCACCTCGCTCAGCGTTTTGTTGTCTTCAACGAGCGTAATGTCGATCGTCTGGCGGTTGCCTACGGTTACTTCCTGCGTTGCGTAGCCGATCGAGCTAAACACCAGGACCGATGTAGGCGTAATGCCGGTCAACCGATATTTGCCTTCGGCATCGGTGGTTGAGCCTCTCGTCTGACCTTTGATCTGAACCGTAACACCGGGCAAGCCGATGCTACCGCCCGATTCGGTCACTTTACCGGTTACGGCAGCTTCCTGCGCGAACGCACAGGAGATGGTAAAGAGCATGAGCAGCGTGAAAACTGCTTTCCATAGGTTTGCAAGTGTGTTGATAGCCGGCCTGTGTCCTGCATCAACAACCTGACCCACTGTTGAGTAGGGTTTGTTGTCCATAAATGGTTGACTTGTTAAGAAATTGGCTTATAAACCATTCCTTTCGCCTTGCTTGATTACGAAAGCAGACAAAGCCAAACAGACAACCGGGACGTCGGCAAAGGGTATGTAAAGGAGATGTCACGTTGAGTATTGACTCTTTCTGTTCTGTAACTGTACAAAACAGGTATGGTCTATAGGGCAAATTACAATAATAAGATTGAAAAGTTCAAACGGGGGCCAGCACATCTTGTCAATAAAAGGCGGATATTGATTAAATAGACACTTACTTATTGGTGTGAATAGAGGGTGAAAGCCATTATTCGCTAATTATCAGTCGATGATTAGTAAAAAACAGGTTGATAAAAAGGAAGTCGTTATACTATATATGGCTATATCAACAGCCGCTAGCTGCTCTGGATAAACCACTCATTAGCAGCTAGCGGGTCGGTCTACTGGGCGATGAGTATCGATAGCTAGCGAAAGCTAATTCGGAGTTGACTCCCCACAGGCCAGGTGCAGGCGATTGGCTGAAAAAAGGCTCACCGAACCCGGCTCAATACGGGTCTGGCGTCATTGATAAGGCTCAGCAGGTAACGCTGTTTCCCAATGGTCAACGGGCTGATCTGCTTAACTTCGCCGTTAGTCAGGTAGCCGCTCTGCCGACTCGACAGCACCTGAAACGTACCCTTATGATTCATCAGAACCAGGCCCTGACAGGCGTCGATCATGCCTAATTGAGGCGTGAAATGGGTGAAGTTGCCACCCAGCACGAGGTCTTTCCGGCCATCGTTGTTGAGGTCTTCGCAGGCAATGGCGTTTACGCAGGTCATCTGCACGGCGGCGGGCAGATCACGCACCGTAAAATGAGGCTCACCACCCGGCCCTTTGCCATCGTTTATGGCAACAATGGAACGGCGATACGTAAGCGTTTTGACCTGTGCCTTGTCGAGCACGTCGGCGGTAAACAGGTCCTGTAGCGATTTCGTAGCGTAATCGCTGTGTTTGAGGATTTTGGTTTTTAGAAACGGAAACTGATCGGCCATTTCGCGTTTCAGGAATACAGGTATGTCGCGCCCGTCGATCGTTTTGGTGGTCACCTTGTCGAGGATACCATTCTTGTCAAAATCGTTGACCCAGAGTTTCAGCGGGTGGTCGGCGTCGGCAGCTAGGGAAAAGTTATCACCGAGGTTACCCAGCACCAGATCGTTATCCCCATCGCCATCGAGATCGGCCACGGCTACGCTGCCCCACAGTCCGTTGATGTTGGCCAAACCCGTGTTCAGTTTTGAAAAACGACCATTGGCATACCCAAAAACAACCGGCTCCATCCAGTCGCCAACAACCACCAGTTCGGCGCGGCCGTCGCCCGTCAGGTCGGCCCAGGTGGCATCGCGTATCATGCCCGCCTTCGTTAGCTCAGGCGCAAGGCGCGGGGCTACATCGGTAAACTCGCCCACACCGTTGTTCTGGTACAGGTAACTCGTTGGGGTAACACCATACTCTTTGGGGTAACTGCGGCTGCCCACAAACAGGTCAAGGTCGCCATCATTGTCGAAGTCGTAGGGCGTCACCACGGCGGTGTTCATGGTGGCGGGTGGCAAGGCGCGGGCGTTCAGCGCAAACTGCCCTTTGCCATCGTTCATGAATAGACGATCGCGCAAAGTACCCGACCCCGTAGGAGCTTCGTTGCCGCCGCTGCCTACATACAGATCGAGATCGCCGTCCTTATCAGCGTCGAAGAAGAGGGCGGCCGTGTCTTCAAAGTCCTTGAACTGGGCCATCGACGGCTGGGTTGAGACTGTGAAACCGCTGCCCGTTTGCAGGTAGAGCTGTCCGCCCTGCCCCCTCGCTCCGCAAATGTAGACATCCTGCCGACCATCGCCGTTAACATCGCCAATGGCCGCTTTGGGGCCTTCCTGCGACAGCTTCATCGGGATGTTCCGCTCGTCAAAGAAATCTTCGTACCGATCCTCCAGGTGCGGGGCAAACGGTGCAGGTACGTCGGTGAGGAGTAAAGACCCCGCCCCCAGCCCCTCCCCTTGAACTAAGGGGAGGGGAGAACCCTCGCGGAGCTTTTGCTCCCCTCCCCTTGAACTAAGGGGAGGGGCTGGGGGTGGGGTCTTTGCATCCTTGTGGGCCAGCGTCAGTGTTGTGCCCGCTTTAGGCGTCCGCACCAACGTACTACGATCGTCGGGCCAGGTGACGCGTACGGAATCGATGCGGGGCAACGTACCCAGCCCAATGGTCTGTACGTATTCGGTGCTCGACTGGAAACCGCGCGAGGGCGCAATGTACCGGCTGATGATCTGTCCGTTGGCAAACACCTCGATCTTCGACCCGATCGCATAGGTGTTCTGGCCATCGCCGGTCAGTTTTACTTTCAGGAATTGGTTACCCGCGGCCTGCTTCTCGGCGTGATTCTGGTACACAAAGCAGGGTTGGTTAACATTGTTGACGACCAGATCGAGGTCGCCATCATTGTCGAGATCACCGTAGGCGGCCCCGTTGGAGAAACTGGGCTCATCCAGGCCCAGCTCCGCCGCTTTTTCGGTGAAGCGCAGGTTCTTGTTGTTGCTAAAGAAGCAGTTCGGAATGGGCCGTGACGGCATATTCTTGACGATCTCATCGAACTGCTTTTTCTCGCCCGACAACACCATTTTCTGAGCTACCTCGTTGGCGAAGAAGTCAATAAAATCCTGATCGATGATATCGTTGTAGATGCCATTGCAAACAAAGAGATCGTTGTACCCGTCGTTTTCGGCATCGAATAGCAAGGCGCCCCAACTCCAGTCGGAAGCGGCAACACCGGCGTAATTAGCGATTTCGCTGAACGTGCCGTTCTGGTTATTGAGTTGGAGGCAGTTTTGCTGAAGCTGCTTATAAAACCCTTTGTCGCGTTTCAGCCCGGCTACGTAATGGTTCTCGAAGGAAGTCGTGGTTTTGAGTCGTAGCTCATCGCGCGGTAGCATTTCCGTCGTGAAGATTTCCGCATAGCCATCGTTATTGATGTCGCCCATATCGGCCCCCATCGACGCGATGCTCAAGTGCTTCATCCGCTGCTCGATTTCTTCCTTGAACCCTGTATGCCGACCTGCCGCGTCGTGCTGATTGATGTACAGGTAGTCTTTCTCGAAGAAGTCGTTCGAGACGTAGATGTCGGGCCAGTTATCGCCGTTGACATCGCCGATGGTCACGCCCAGCCCAAAGCCAATCAGGCTGCTGTAAATGTTTTCTTCCTTAGAAACGTCAACGAAGAGCGGGGCTGTGGGCGTGGAGCCAATGGCCTGGGTGCCCTTTATTCTCCGTTCCACGCTCATATTGCGCATTAACCGGTCGCCGCCGCCTTTCAGAAAATCCTTGAC comes from Fibrella aestuarina BUZ 2 and encodes:
- a CDS encoding VCBS repeat-containing protein, which codes for MIRTFFPRPFWMATQLHKPFNCLKTAACLLLFTVGFTACQGPAKDTLFEKMDNEAIGINFQNKVENKADFNIFNYRNFYNGGGVGIGDLNNDGWADVFFTANMGSNKLFINRGKQGGKPWTFDDVTEQAGVGSKGKWGTGVVMVDINNDSRLDIYVCYAGYQKGVDQRKELYINQGNGPDGVPTFKEEAHQYGLDDNGYTTHAAFFDYDKDGDLDCYILNNSFIPVNTLNFENNRSLPASEWPVKDFLKGGGDRLMRNMSVERRIKGTQAIGSTPTAPLFVDVSKEENIYSSLIGFGLGVTIGDVNGDNWPDIYVSNDFFEKDYLYINQHDAAGRHTGFKEEIEQRMKHLSIASMGADMGDINNDGYAEIFTTEMLPRDELRLKTTTSFENHYVAGLKRDKGFYKQLQQNCLQLNNQNGTFSEIANYAGVAASDWSWGALLFDAENDGYNDLFVCNGIYNDIIDQDFIDFFANEVAQKMVLSGEKKQFDEIVKNMPSRPIPNCFFSNNKNLRFTEKAAELGLDEPSFSNGAAYGDLDNDGDLDLVVNNVNQPCFVYQNHAEKQAAGNQFLKVKLTGDGQNTYAIGSKIEVFANGQIISRYIAPSRGFQSSTEYVQTIGLGTLPRIDSVRVTWPDDRSTLVRTPKAGTTLTLAHKDAKTPPPAPPLSSRGGEQKLREGSPLPLVQGEGLGAGSLLLTDVPAPFAPHLEDRYEDFFDERNIPMKLSQEGPKAAIGDVNGDGRQDVYICGARGQGGQLYLQTGSGFTVSTQPSMAQFKDFEDTAALFFDADKDGDLDLYVGSGGNEAPTGSGTLRDRLFMNDGKGQFALNARALPPATMNTAVVTPYDFDNDGDLDLFVGSRSYPKEYGVTPTSYLYQNNGVGEFTDVAPRLAPELTKAGMIRDATWADLTGDGRAELVVVGDWMEPVVFGYANGRFSKLNTGLANINGLWGSVAVADLDGDGDNDLVLGNLGDNFSLAADADHPLKLWVNDFDKNGILDKVTTKTIDGRDIPVFLKREMADQFPFLKTKILKHSDYATKSLQDLFTADVLDKAQVKTLTYRRSIVAINDGKGPGGEPHFTVRDLPAAVQMTCVNAIACEDLNNDGRKDLVLGGNFTHFTPQLGMIDACQGLVLMNHKGTFQVLSSRQSGYLTNGEVKQISPLTIGKQRYLLSLINDARPVLSRVR